In Clostridia bacterium, the DNA window TGACAGCAACAAAGACGCATCCTTATATCATGGGTTTTGTAAAGGTAGCAATCCTGGCTACAATGGGTGAGCTTATGGCACTCAGAATAGTTACAGGTGAATGGAAAAGGCCCGTAGGCCTACAGTACAAGGCATTTATATGGGGACTTCTTGGTGTGGCTTTTGTATTAGTATTTGATATATTTGCTACAGGCGTTGCTGGCTCTATGAGCAAGGCGCTGCTTCCATTCAGTGGAAATAAAGCGATTGATCAAGTGTTGTTCGCTTTTTTCACCAGTGCATTAATGAACCTTATATTTGCACCGACCTTCATGCTTTTTCACAGGGTGACAGATACCTTTATAGACCTTGGAAACGGCAGGCCCTCGGAGATAATGAAAGTAAAACTGAGAGGTGTAATTGCTAAGATAGACTTTCACGGCTTTATTAGCTTTGTTTTGATAAAGACAATTCCGATATTCTGGATTCCTGCTCATACTGTAACCTTCATGCTGGCACCGGAATACAGAGTACTTATGGCATCTTTCCTTTCAATTGCCATGGGAGGAATACTGGCTTTCGCTAAGAGAAGAAAACCAACAGCTGCCTGATAAAGGCAGATTTTAAATAATTATAAACAAAAGGCAGGTGGAGTATCATGAAGCTAAAGCTAGGAATAATCACTTTGCTTTCCGCATTACATGATGCTACTAAAGTTGAAAATTCCCACTATAATTTCATTTCAGGGCTAAAAAAGGGTTTTGACATCTCCTTCATAGACCCTGAAGATTCCGGCAGCGTAGATTTGTCAATTGTGTTTATTGGCTCGGGAGGTACTGAAAATTATTTCAGGAATATTTACGATAAACTCCCAAAGCCGGTGTTGATGTTGACAGATGGTATGCACAATTCCCTTGCTGCATCAATGGAAATACTGGCATGGGTCCAGGAGCTTGGGGATGAGGCTGTCATACTGCACGGAAGTATTGATGAGATGATTTCACAGATAAATTACAATTATAGAGTACGCATAACCAGAAGTAGATTGAAGGAAGCCTCTATAGGAGTTGTGGGTTTTCCGTCAGATTGGCTTATCGCAAGCGATGTTAGCTACATAGAAGCCCAAAAGAAGTGGGGCGTCTTGTTTAAAAATGTCGAACTGGATGAACTCAGTCAGAAGTTAGAGCGGATAAGCATTGATGGCGCAAAGAGAATCGCAGAGGACTTTATGAAAAGGGCTGCTGGGTTAAGGGAGCCAAATGAGAAGGATGTAATTGAAGCAGCAAAGGTTTATTTGGCCTTAAAGGCATTGCGTGAAGAATATGACTTTGACGCTGTAACTGTGCGATGTTTTGATTTACTTGCAAAGCACGGAACAACAGGGTGTATTGCACTATCCCTTCTGAATGACGAAGATGTGATCGCAGGTTGTGAAGGGGACTGCCAAGGGATGTTCTCAATGCTGCTAGTGAATTTGCTTACGGTCAGCAGGTCCTTTATGGCAAATCCGGCTTATATTGATATTGAGAAAAACGATATAGTTTTTACGCATTGTACCATCCCAACTAAAATGACGGAAAAATATATTGTAAGAAATCATTTTGAATCACATATCGGAGTAGGCATACAGGGAATTGTTGAAGAGGGTCCGGTCACAGTGTTTAAATGCGGCGGAAGTAAGTTGGACAAGTACTTTGTGACATCAGGGCAGCTTATTGAAAACCTTGAGGATGACAATATGTGCAGAACCCAGCTGAAAGTGCATTTGAACTCAGATACAGACTATTTCCTGAAGAATCCTATAGCCAACCATCATTTAGTGATAAAAGGGGATCATTCCAGCCTCATAGACCGCTTTATGCACGATATGGGCTGCAAGAAGATAATGTAAAAAAAGCTGCTAACCAGTGCTTATTAACATAACAGATATCCAGTCAATCAAAATGTTAATAATGCACTTCATTGATGTTGTGCCCTGCTGCTAGAAATGGATTCTATTACAGGGCACCTCTGAGGTTAGCAGCCTTTTTAACTTTTAGATACATATTTGTTTCCCTCTATAAAGAACCTCCAGGCCTTGTGAGTGTATTCCTCTGCATAGTCTATGTTAATCCTCGGGGAGCTTTTTATGCTGAAGGGTTCACTCTGGGCATTGCATATGTAAAGCTTGCTGCCGCAAAGGTCAAGCCCATTATCTGCCTTTCCGATACCCATCGACATGCATAGCTTCCCGGGTCCATTGCACATTCCCAGCCTCTGTTTTGGGGACAAAGAAGAGAGATCCATGCCATATCTTAATTGCGCCATATGTGCTTCACCATCAATTGGCTCAACAGCCCTCACCAACGCAGCTGAAGGTTTATCTTCCTGCTCTGTTACTACATTGAAGCAGAAGTACATGCCATAAATCAAGTAGACATAGGAAGTACCTCCAATTTGGTACATGACCTCATTTCGTTTGGTTCTTCTCCCTCCATAGGAATGGCTGCCTTTATCTTCTGGACCTATATAGGCCTCTGTTTCTACTATCCTGGCTGCAATTCTGTAATACTGGGTTTCATGCACCAGCAGCTTGCCCAGCAAGTCTTTTGCTACAATCAAAGTATCTCTGAGATAAAAATCCCTGTCGAGTTTATTCATAAGTTCTCCCTAAAGGTGAATTTGGAATTAGTAATGTTGCTACAAAAATACCACAAGCCTCTAAGGATGTCAAAGTTATAAATTTAGGAAAATGTCGATTATTTTACATATTTAGATTATTGCTATATAATAGTTTTAAGTTAAATAGGTGAAGTGCAATAGGTTAGAATATCCATGAATAGTACGGTTGCACGTTATGCACAACCAGATATTAGGAGGGGAAATTATGCAGGATAACAGTAATATAAGCTCAGAGGACAGGGATAAGTTCTATAAGATAATGCTTGTGAGATTGGAGGGCTTGCTTGCGAGTGAAACAGACTGGCTTGCAAACCTGTCAAATGCTGCGGCATTGCTTTATGCAAACCTTAAGGATATCAACTGGTCAGGTTTTTATTTTATAAAGAAGGATGAGTTGGTTTTAGGACCCTTTCAGGGCAAAACAGCTTGCACAAGAATAAAGCCGGGCAAAGGAGTATGTGGTGCTGCTGTGGTAGAAATGAAGACTCAACTCGTGCCTGATGTACATTTGTTTCCGGGACATATTGCCTGTGACTGTGCTTCAAATTCAGAAGTGGTGGTTCCGATAATGAAGGATGGAACAGTGTATGGAGTATTGGATGTAGACAGCCCGATAAAAGACAGATTTGATGAGCTGGATGCAAAATACCTTCAGCTTTTTGTGGATAAACTCAATAAATACATAGATTGGAAACAAATAAGATAAATGATGCGTCTTAAGCAACGGGGAACGGGTACCACGGTTTTCCTTCGGAAAAACACTGAAATCCACTAAACACACGGTGGGAAAAAATATTCTGAAACATAAGTAATAATCGATAAAGAGTAAGTATCAAAACTCTTTAATGTCGCTATATATTATATAAAATTAATCGTGCAATTCCGTAGGAATCCGTGGAACATCCGTGTGTTCAGTGGTACCCGTTCCTCCGTTCCCCTGTGTCACATTATTCTACTTATGCGTTATATAGCTTTTCATAATATTCCTTCAGCATTCGCTCCATTGAGAATTCATATCTTGTGGAGTTAATGCTGTTTTTCATCATTTCTACCCATTTTACCCTGTTGCTGTAGTAAGTGGGCAGCACCTCATCCAGCAGCACTTTGTAAAGTGACTGCAAGTCATGCCTATCCTGCTCTGCCACATCGCTGCTCTCGAAACCATCACCTATCTGCCAGCCGTTGATTTCATGCTGGCAGGCTTCCGGCCACCAGCCGTCCAATATGCTGAGATTCAATACACCATTCATGGCTGCCTTCATACCTGAGGTACCGCTTGCTTCATTAGGCCTCCTTGGGTTATTCAGCCATATGTCGGAGCCCCTTGTCAGCATTTTTCCTATTTCCATATCGTAGTTTTCAAGGAAGACAACTGCGTTAGGATACTTCTTAGACATAGATACAAGGTTTACTATAATCTGTTTGCCCATATCATCAAGAGGGTGAGCTTTACCTGAGAACACAATCTGCAGCTTACGGTTTTCCAATAGTGGCCCAACTATACTCTCATCACTGAAAATGAAGTTGCTTCTCTTATAGGGGGCAGCTCTTCTTGAAAAGCCTATAAGCAATATATCCGGGTCCAGTATCGCTCCAGTACGTTCCTTAACAAACTCAGCCAGATTTCTTTTATTCTTCATATGAGTGTCCCAAAGGTTTCCACTGCCATCAGCTGCAGCCAAGATCTCAGGATCCACCCAGGTAGGTACATGAATGGCATTTGTTATCCCGACTATAGGCTTGGGATAATCTACATGCTCCCACATCTTGTTGGCTGTTTCGGCATGCAGGGCTGCTACAGCATTTGACCTCTTGCATACTCTTAATGCTGCAACTGTCATATTAAAGGGATTGCCTCCGATATGCACCATTTCCTCCGAAGTAAGACCATTAAAGGCTCCCATGTATTGAAGTCTGTCCAAGTAATGCTCTTCATTCCCCTGTCTTATAGGAGTATGAGTCGTAAACACTACTTCCTTTCTTACGGTATCCAAGGCTTCTGGAAAGTTCATGCCACTCTGCTGCAGCTCCTTAATAAGCTCAAGAGCTGCAAGCACTGCATGACCTTCGTTGAAATGATATATATCAACATTTATGCCCAACATTCTCAGGGCTTTAACACCACCAATGCCGAGAACCATTTCCTGAGCTATTCTTTCTTCTCCAAACCATCCATAGAGCTGCCCGGTTATCCAGGCATCCTCATTCTCGGGAAGGTCAGTGTCCAGGAGATAGATATCGGCATTCCCAAATTTGTTGACTTTCCATACCTTGCAGGCAACATCTCTCTGTCTTATATTCACTGAGACCTTAACACCTGTGTCCTCGAGAAAGTCATAGCTGTAATTATGATATGCATCAAAGGGCTTGCTGTCCTTCCCTATTATTTGATCTCCATAGCCTTGCTTCCATTTAAGACCGATGCCGATAATAGGCATGCCGATGTCTTTTGCACCTTTCAGGTAGTCTCCGGCTAGTATCCCGAGACCTCCGGCATATATTTTAAAGTTAGTATCCAAGCCATATTCCATACAAAAATATGCAACAGCTGGAAGTTTATTGTCCATAGTCAAAATTACCTCCCTGATTATATGTTTTGCAATAAACATTTTTACATAATAATTCAATATTGCAAAATCGTATTCCTTGATTAAGGCTTCGTCGCCGAAGGGACAAAGCCCATAGGTTGCCTAATTCTTCCTTGAACCAGCTTTAATGCAACCTATATAGATAAATAAATTTAATTATTCCCATTATATACTAAGAATAAATATTGTACAAACGTTTGCACAAGAATTTTACAGAGATAATTGCAGCAAATATCTCCAATAGCATTCATATGCACTACTAATAATATTGACACTGTCATGCATTTATAATAGTATTATAACTGAATTTGCATTATTAATAGCAATAATGCGCAAACGATTGCACTTGTTTGGAGGTAATAAAATGAAATTCAATAGAGAGAGCGGGATACTTCTGCATCCTACCTCGCTGCCTTCGAAATATGGTATTGGTGAATTGGGTAGAGAAGCATATGCTTTCGTGGATTTTTTAGTAGGAAGCAGGCAAAAGCTATGGCAAATACTGCCCCTTGGACCGGTAGGCTATGGAGAGTCTCCATATCAGTGCTTCTCTGCTTTTGCAGGCAATACTATGATTATAAGCATTGAGAAGCTTATGGAACAGAAGCTTTTATTTCAGGAGGATATAGATGTATTGCCTGTCTTTAATAAAAAGCTCATTGAGTTTGAAAGAGTAAAGGTCTTTAAATCAGCTTTATATAGGAAGGCATTTGGAAGATTCAAAGCTGCTGGTGACAATGTAGAATATGACATATTTTTGAAGGAGAACAATTACTGGCTTGATGAGTTTTCTTTCTTCATGGCATTGAAGGACCATTTCGGTGGAATTGCATGGAACCTCTGGGATAAAGAAATAGCTTTCAGGAATCCTAAGGCTATGGAAAACTACAGAAATATTCTTGCCCATGAAATTGAATATCAGCGGTTCCTTCAATTCGTATTCTTCAGCCAATGGCTGGAGCTGAAAGCTTATGCAAACAATAAGGGAGTGAAAATAATAGGGGATTTGCCTATTTTCATTTCCTATGACAGCAGTGATGCATGGTCTCAGCGTTCCTTTTTTGAACTGGATGCTGCTGGGAACCCTTCAAAGGTTGCGGGAGTGCCCCCGGACTATTTCAGTGCAACAGGTCAATTTTGGGGAAACCCCCACTACAAATGGGATGAAATGGAGAAGGATGAATTTAAATGGTGGAGAGACAGATTGGATATGTTGCTCAAGGTGGTGGACATTATCAGAATCGACCATTTCAGAGGCTTTGAAAGTTACTGGGAAATACCTGGAGGGCAGAAAACCGCACAAATCGGCAGTTGGGTAAAAGCTCCAGGGAGAAAGCTTTTTCAAACCCTAAAAGCATACAAAAATGATATGCCTATTATTGCTGAAGATTTGGGCGTAATCACCAAGGAAGTGGAAGAACTGAAGAATGAGTTTGAATTCCCGGGTATGAAAATACTGCAGTTTACTTTTGGGAGAGGTTCGGAGGAAAGGTTTCTGCCGCACAATTATGAGGAGAACGCAGT includes these proteins:
- a CDS encoding fucose isomerase, whose product is MKLKLGIITLLSALHDATKVENSHYNFISGLKKGFDISFIDPEDSGSVDLSIVFIGSGGTENYFRNIYDKLPKPVLMLTDGMHNSLAASMEILAWVQELGDEAVILHGSIDEMISQINYNYRVRITRSRLKEASIGVVGFPSDWLIASDVSYIEAQKKWGVLFKNVELDELSQKLERISIDGAKRIAEDFMKRAAGLREPNEKDVIEAAKVYLALKALREEYDFDAVTVRCFDLLAKHGTTGCIALSLLNDEDVIAGCEGDCQGMFSMLLVNLLTVSRSFMANPAYIDIEKNDIVFTHCTIPTKMTEKYIVRNHFESHIGVGIQGIVEEGPVTVFKCGGSKLDKYFVTSGQLIENLEDDNMCRTQLKVHLNSDTDYFLKNPIANHHLVIKGDHSSLIDRFMHDMGCKKIM
- a CDS encoding DNA-3-methyladenine glycosylase is translated as MNKLDRDFYLRDTLIVAKDLLGKLLVHETQYYRIAARIVETEAYIGPEDKGSHSYGGRRTKRNEVMYQIGGTSYVYLIYGMYFCFNVVTEQEDKPSAALVRAVEPIDGEAHMAQLRYGMDLSSLSPKQRLGMCNGPGKLCMSMGIGKADNGLDLCGSKLYICNAQSEPFSIKSSPRINIDYAEEYTHKAWRFFIEGNKYVSKS
- a CDS encoding GAF domain-containing protein; this translates as MQDNSNISSEDRDKFYKIMLVRLEGLLASETDWLANLSNAAALLYANLKDINWSGFYFIKKDELVLGPFQGKTACTRIKPGKGVCGAAVVEMKTQLVPDVHLFPGHIACDCASNSEVVVPIMKDGTVYGVLDVDSPIKDRFDELDAKYLQLFVDKLNKYIDWKQIR
- the glgP gene encoding alpha-glucan family phosphorylase — translated: MDNKLPAVAYFCMEYGLDTNFKIYAGGLGILAGDYLKGAKDIGMPIIGIGLKWKQGYGDQIIGKDSKPFDAYHNYSYDFLEDTGVKVSVNIRQRDVACKVWKVNKFGNADIYLLDTDLPENEDAWITGQLYGWFGEERIAQEMVLGIGGVKALRMLGINVDIYHFNEGHAVLAALELIKELQQSGMNFPEALDTVRKEVVFTTHTPIRQGNEEHYLDRLQYMGAFNGLTSEEMVHIGGNPFNMTVAALRVCKRSNAVAALHAETANKMWEHVDYPKPIVGITNAIHVPTWVDPEILAAADGSGNLWDTHMKNKRNLAEFVKERTGAILDPDILLIGFSRRAAPYKRSNFIFSDESIVGPLLENRKLQIVFSGKAHPLDDMGKQIIVNLVSMSKKYPNAVVFLENYDMEIGKMLTRGSDIWLNNPRRPNEASGTSGMKAAMNGVLNLSILDGWWPEACQHEINGWQIGDGFESSDVAEQDRHDLQSLYKVLLDEVLPTYYSNRVKWVEMMKNSINSTRYEFSMERMLKEYYEKLYNA
- the malQ gene encoding 4-alpha-glucanotransferase; amino-acid sequence: MKFNRESGILLHPTSLPSKYGIGELGREAYAFVDFLVGSRQKLWQILPLGPVGYGESPYQCFSAFAGNTMIISIEKLMEQKLLFQEDIDVLPVFNKKLIEFERVKVFKSALYRKAFGRFKAAGDNVEYDIFLKENNYWLDEFSFFMALKDHFGGIAWNLWDKEIAFRNPKAMENYRNILAHEIEYQRFLQFVFFSQWLELKAYANNKGVKIIGDLPIFISYDSSDAWSQRSFFELDAAGNPSKVAGVPPDYFSATGQFWGNPHYKWDEMEKDEFKWWRDRLDMLLKVVDIIRIDHFRGFESYWEIPGGQKTAQIGSWVKAPGRKLFQTLKAYKNDMPIIAEDLGVITKEVEELKNEFEFPGMKILQFTFGRGSEERFLPHNYEENAVVYTGTHDNDTTVGWYQKTKETDPESIDEMKRYFSITDEVGEKAICWMLIENALSSRANTAIFPLQDILCLGSEARMNIPSTIGGKNWAWRLEGGLLTSELEEKLASLSVRYNRNAAITEV